In the Acropora muricata isolate sample 2 chromosome 1, ASM3666990v1, whole genome shotgun sequence genome, one interval contains:
- the LOC136911571 gene encoding melanocyte-stimulating hormone receptor-like has protein sequence MKTLEASAYIYCSQELTQVLDDQIICLSVINTILAFTAIVGNTLILIALRKENSLHQPSKVLIRNLVASDLLVGFAELLLVGQWISILQEHWKSCHYFYLAYIMGAFVSISVSLFTLTAISVDRLLALCLGLSYRQVVTIRRVYVVVIAVWVLSVGNAILVLLNLGATKVVQPVGTIMCLITAFFCYTRIFFRLHHQQTQANNIAPEQKNHTIPLNISRYRKTVSTALWLQLALVLCYFPYMLLAPFALPEIAKKHSSAWYFPLYFTVTLMFFNSTLNPVLYCWKLKEVRRTVKDMFPCY, from the coding sequence ATGAAAACCTTAGAAGCCTCCGCTTACATATACTGTTCGCAAGAATTAACCCAAGTCTTAGACGACCAGATAATCTGTCTTTCAGTTATCAACACAATTCTTGCCTTCACTGCAATCGTAGGAAACACTCTGATCCTAATTGCTCTTCGCAAAGAAAACTCGCTTCATCAACCTTCCAAAGTACTGATTCGGAATCTGGTGGCCAGTGATCTCCTTGTTGGCTTTGCAGAACTTCTTTTAGTCGGTCAATGGATCTCCattctgcaagaacattggAAAAGTTGTCATTACTTCTATCTTGCTTATATCATGGGAGCCTTTGTTTCGATATCCGTGTCATTATTTACGTTAACCGCCATTAGCGTTGACCGACTTTTAGCTCTGTGCTTGGGACTCAGCTACAGACAAGTTGTAACCATCAGACGAGTTTATGTAGTTGTTATCGCAGTTTGGGTTTTAAGTGTTGGCAACGCCATTCTTGTATTGTTGAATCTTGGTGCGACAAAAGTAGTTCAACCAGTAGGCACAATCATGTGCTTGATAACAGCTTTTTTCTGCTACACCAGAATTTTCTTCAGGTTGCATCATCAACAAACTCAAGCAAATAACATTGCCCCCGAACAAAAGAACCACACAATACCATTGAATATATCACGGTACAGAAAGACAGTGTCCACTGCATTGTGGCTGCAGTTGGCTTTGGTATTGTGTTATTTCCCGTATATGCTCCTGGCGCCATTCGCACTTCCCGAGATCGCAAAAAAACATTCATCGGCTTGGTATTTCCCATTGTATTTCACGGTAACTTTAATGTTCTTCAATTCAACTTTAAACCCAGTTTTGTATTGTTGGAAGCTCAAAGAGGTTAGGCGGACAGTGAAGGACATGTTTCCATGTTATTGA